One Dissulfuribacter thermophilus genomic region harbors:
- the hrcA gene encoding heat-inducible transcriptional repressor HrcA, with product MKDIKEPDINERSQIILRAVVDIYLECAEPVGSRSVAKKADLGVSPATIRNVMADLEDIGLLYQPHTSAGRLPTEKGLRFYVNHLLERKGLTPQEKEVIKNELEGIGEDVGRLVKRAVGVLAKISGQAALAMAPSTPQSELLHVELVKLNPSKIIVVSVYSSGLAQTRHVRLRQDIDEERLKRINDYLNEKIKYMSIKEVRRAIVQEMQEDKRVFDSLMEEALDKAESVSSVSPEEMVFVGGAVNLLNQPEFKNINRLKQILRAFEDKKTLVEILEAAGDGDSVTIIIGEKELTTFIPGCGAVVATYEEDQGVRGSLGILGPMRMDYGKIMSLVEYTADVLSSRIKES from the coding sequence ATACTTAGGGCTGTGGTAGATATATATCTTGAGTGTGCTGAGCCAGTCGGGTCGAGAAGTGTTGCCAAAAAGGCAGACTTAGGAGTAAGCCCCGCCACTATTAGAAATGTGATGGCTGACCTAGAAGATATAGGCCTACTGTATCAACCCCATACTTCTGCTGGAAGACTCCCTACAGAAAAGGGGTTGAGGTTCTATGTAAATCATCTTTTAGAGAGAAAGGGGTTAACGCCCCAAGAAAAAGAGGTTATAAAAAATGAACTTGAAGGAATAGGAGAAGATGTTGGACGTCTAGTCAAAAGGGCAGTAGGCGTGCTTGCAAAGATTTCAGGGCAAGCAGCCCTTGCAATGGCCCCTTCCACTCCTCAGAGTGAACTCCTTCACGTTGAATTGGTCAAGCTAAATCCTTCAAAGATAATTGTTGTAAGTGTCTATAGTTCTGGGCTGGCTCAGACAAGGCATGTTAGGCTCAGGCAGGATATCGATGAAGAAAGACTTAAGAGGATCAATGACTATCTAAATGAAAAAATAAAATACATGTCAATAAAAGAGGTGCGACGGGCAATAGTACAGGAGATGCAGGAAGATAAACGAGTCTTTGATTCCCTTATGGAAGAGGCCCTGGATAAAGCTGAATCAGTTTCGAGTGTTTCTCCAGAAGAGATGGTTTTTGTTGGTGGGGCTGTAAATCTTCTAAATCAGCCAGAATTTAAAAATATTAATAGACTGAAGCAGATTTTGCGGGCATTTGAGGATAAAAAGACTCTAGTTGAAATTCTTGAAGCAGCTGGAGATGGTGATTCTGTAACTATTATTATAGGAGAAAAGGAATTGACCACCTTTATCCCAGGATGTGGAGCAGTTGTGGCAACCTATGAGGAAGACCAGGGAGTACGGGGTAGTTTAGGAATACTTGGCCCTATGAGGATGGATTATGGGAAAATAATGAGCCTTGTAGAATATACTGCCGATGTCCTAAGTAGTCGGATTAAAGAATCTTAG